In one window of Skermanella rosea DNA:
- a CDS encoding nucleotidyltransferase family protein has protein sequence MPGRLFSDRAALEALCRRFHVRRLSLFGSTLKGTARPDSDIDLLVEFAPGREPGYLALGELQARLSALADGRPVDLRTPEELSHHFRNAVVQAAEVQYAAGG, from the coding sequence GTGCCGGGCCGCCTGTTTTCCGACCGCGCCGCCCTTGAGGCGCTGTGCCGACGCTTCCATGTCCGCCGGCTGTCCCTGTTCGGCTCCACCCTGAAAGGGACGGCGCGGCCGGACAGCGACATCGACCTGCTGGTGGAATTCGCGCCGGGGCGGGAACCGGGCTATCTGGCGCTGGGCGAACTCCAGGCCCGGCTTTCCGCCCTGGCGGACGGGCGGCCCGTGGATCTCCGCACCCCTGAGGAGCTGAGCCACCATTTCCGCAACGCCGTGGTGCAGGCGGCCGAGGTGCAGTATGCCGCCGGAGGATAG
- a CDS encoding type II toxin-antitoxin system PemK/MazF family toxin, whose amino-acid sequence MPLPTPAPGLVIRYDYLWRHEHYRGQEEGVKNRPCAIVLTARQQDGDLVVTVVPVTHRPPTDPATAVLLPMKVKRHLGLDAEASWIIADEVNRFVWPGPDLRPVSPARPDRFEYGFLPEDVFETLRRRIVEVHRSRRLTVIARST is encoded by the coding sequence ATGCCGCTGCCGACTCCTGCGCCCGGTCTCGTCATCCGCTACGACTATCTTTGGCGGCACGAGCACTATCGCGGTCAGGAGGAAGGAGTGAAGAACCGCCCCTGCGCCATTGTGCTGACGGCGCGGCAACAGGATGGCGACTTGGTGGTGACCGTGGTCCCGGTCACGCATCGGCCGCCAACCGATCCTGCCACCGCCGTGCTTCTGCCAATGAAGGTCAAGCGGCACCTTGGTCTCGATGCCGAGGCGTCATGGATCATCGCCGACGAAGTGAACCGTTTCGTCTGGCCAGGACCGGACCTGCGTCCAGTCTCCCCGGCCCGTCCCGACCGCTTCGAATACGGATTCCTGCCGGAGGACGTATTCGAGACGCTGCGCCGCAGGATCGTCGAAGTCCACCGTTCACGGCGCCTGACCGTCATCGCGCGTTCAACCTGA
- a CDS encoding type II toxin-antitoxin system Phd/YefM family antitoxin translates to MSHSVTAGDVQKNFGRYQDQALVEPVIVTKYGRPSVVILSAGEYERLRRLDRQALAVTELSEDDIAAIETARIPDEHRYRSDDLP, encoded by the coding sequence ATGTCCCACTCCGTCACGGCGGGCGATGTCCAGAAGAACTTCGGCCGTTATCAGGATCAGGCGCTGGTCGAACCGGTTATCGTGACCAAGTACGGCCGTCCTAGCGTGGTGATCCTGTCGGCCGGCGAATACGAGCGCCTGAGGCGGCTCGACCGACAGGCACTGGCGGTCACCGAACTCAGTGAAGACGATATCGCGGCGATCGAAACGGCGCGCATTCCGGACGAGCACCGGTACCGCAGCGACGACCTGCCGTGA
- a CDS encoding HepT-like ribonuclease domain-containing protein gives MIEAANTALRFVTGRRREDLDNNEMLLFALLRAVEVVGEAASRVSPETRAAAPAVPWASIVAMRNRLVHAYFDVDRNIVWRTVTEELPPLISLLDSLTENE, from the coding sequence ATGATCGAGGCGGCGAACACGGCCTTGCGCTTCGTCACCGGGCGCCGGCGCGAGGATCTCGACAACAACGAGATGCTATTGTTCGCCTTGCTCCGCGCCGTCGAGGTTGTCGGGGAGGCCGCCTCGCGGGTCTCCCCTGAAACACGCGCCGCAGCTCCCGCCGTACCATGGGCATCGATCGTCGCCATGCGGAACCGATTGGTCCACGCGTATTTCGACGTCGACCGTAACATCGTCTGGAGAACTGTGACCGAGGAGCTTCCGCCGCTGATCTCACTCCTGGATTCCCTGACGGAAAATGAATGA